The following are encoded in a window of Oreochromis aureus strain Israel breed Guangdong linkage group 10, ZZ_aureus, whole genome shotgun sequence genomic DNA:
- the LOC116335495 gene encoding odorant receptor 131-2-like — MSYVTPSKTNFTVGLQYRGTLEVLLFSAPITTSCCVFLLVNGTMLYILRSKAVFRETARYVLLYNLLFADTIQMVLSQLLYILSACRIRLTYPVCGFLVMLANLTTGISPLTLVVMSLERYVAVCYPLRHASIVTIRKTALAIIIVWAVSSLNVFIRLILLLNFPFEDLESLQMKDFCSNTPLLLGPMSDHYDKAYTWVLFVSAGVAVTCSYIGVMIAARSASTDKVSARKVRNTLLLHLIQLGLSLSSTIYDPLVTEISKVLDRVTILRIWSILYVFMILFPRCLSPLIYGIRDQMIRGILMYHLCCQVKLPNSIKLLKY, encoded by the coding sequence ATGTCCTATGTCACTCCATCTAAGACTAACTTCACTGTTGGACTGCAGTACAGAGGGACACTGGAAGTTCTGTTGTTTTCTGCTCCAATTACAACatcttgctgtgtgtttcttttagttAATGGGACCATGCTATACATCTTAAGGAGTAAAGCAGTGTTTCGTGAGACAGCCCGTTATGTTCTTCTTTATAATTTACTTTTTGCAGACACCATACAGATGGTCCTGAGTCAGTTACTGTACATACTATCTGCTTGTAGAATCAGACTGACATATCCTGTTTGTGGCTTTCTTGTCATGCTTGCCAATCTCACAACTGGGATCTCTCCTCTCACACTGGTGGTGATGTCTCTGGAGAGATATGTAGCTGTGTGCTACCCACTAAGGCATGCTAGCATCGTCACCATCAGGAAGACAGCACTAGCGATCATCATAGTTTGGGCCGTCAGTTcactaaatgtttttattcGACTGATTTTGCTGTTAAATTTTCCATTTGAAGACTTAGAGAGTCTCCAAATGAAAGACTTTTGCTCTAACACTCCTTTGTTACTTGGCCCCATGTCTGATCATTATGACAAAGCTTACACTTGGGTTCTTTTTGTATCTGCTGGTGTTGCAGTTACTTGCTCCTATATTGGTGTTATGATAGCAGCCAGGTCGGCCTCCACAGATAAAGTTTCAGCCCGTAAGGTTCGtaacacactgctgctgcacCTGATACAGTTAGGTCTCAGTCTTTCCTCGACTATTTATGACCCTTTGGTTACGGAGATCTCAAAAGTCCTTGACAGAGTAACAATTTTACGCATCTGGAGTATACTTTATGTGTTTATGATCCTTTTCCCCAGATGTTTGAGCCCACTTATCTATGGCATTAGAGACCAAATGATCAGAGGCATCCTCATGTACCATCTGTGCTGTCAAGTAAAACTGCCCAACAGTATAAAATTACtcaaatattaa